One window of Kryptolebias marmoratus isolate JLee-2015 linkage group LG3, ASM164957v2, whole genome shotgun sequence genomic DNA carries:
- the tmem178 gene encoding transmembrane protein 178A, giving the protein MASNGSSSGTVTGSGSVQLPAMMQRARPATVKVSAVSLALSSLSLLLLVTAISTDHWYETDTRKHKHNCDGSDSNDQKNREMPIYHLPLLDSGPRQRDVALMKPVHVGSREEELLENWRAILGMGILETECGRPLFSTHSGLWRKCYFKGLDPDIDKLIDRGIADRCTAVKYHFSQPIRLRNIPLNLTRTIQQDEWHLLHLRRITAGFLGMAAAVLLCGSIVVSVGFFWEESLTQHVSGLLFLMAGIFCTISLCTYAASVTYDLSRTPPFIYGLPADVDHGYGWSICCAWASLGFTVAAGCLGTTFPFLSRAGALGSKTARESSV; this is encoded by the exons ATGGCCAGTAACGGAAGCAGCTCCGGAACCGTCACCGGGAGCGGCTCGGTCCAGCTCCCCGCCATGATGCAGAGGGCTCGGCCAGCCACGGTCAAGGTGTCCGCGGTGAGCCTCGCGCTCAGCTCGCtgtccctgctgctgctggtcacCGCCATCTCCACCGACCACTGGTACGAGACCGACACCCGCAAACACAAGCACAACTGCGACGGTTCCGACTCGAACGACCAGAAGAACCGGGAGATGCCCATCTACCATCTTCCCCTGCTGGATTCCGGGCCCCGGCAGCGGGACGTGGCGCTGATGAAGCCGGTTCATGTGGGCAGCAGGGAGGAGGAACTGCTGGAAAACTGGAGGGCCATCCTAGGGATGGGGATCCTGGAGACCGAGTGCGGCAGGCCGCTCTTCTCCACCCACTCCGGGCTCTGGAGGAAGTGCTACTTCAAGGGTCTGGACCCGGACATCGACAAGCTGATCGACCGGG GTATCGCAGATCGCTGCACGGCTGTGAAGTATCACTtctctcagccaatcagactCCGGAACATCCCTCTGAACCTGACCAGAACCATCCAACAGGACGAGTGGCACCTGCTGC ACCTGCGGCGCATCACAGCGGGCTTCTTGGGCATGGCGGCAGCCGTCCTGCTGTGTGGCAGCATCGTGGTGTCGGTGGGGTTTTTCTGGGAGGAAAGTCTGACGCAACATGTCTCGGGTCTCTTGTTCCTGATGGCAG GGATCTTCTGCACCATCTCGTTGTGTACGTATGCAGCCAGTGTTACCTATGACCTCTCCAGGACCCCGCCCTTCATCTATGGTCTTCCAGCGGATGTGGATCACGGTTACGGCTGGTCTATTTGCTGCGCGTGGGCCAGTCTGGGTTTCACAGTAGCCGCCGGTTGCCTTGGCACCACCTTCCCCTTCCTGAGTCGGGCTGGAGCACTCGGATCCAAAACGGCCCGCGAGTCTTCCGTCTGA